Proteins found in one Agaribacterium sp. ZY112 genomic segment:
- the hflD gene encoding high frequency lysogenization protein HflD, translating into MKGSYRELCLALAGILQATAQVERIAKNGYLDTEQFETSINSLFQRTPEKTEDIYGSISALLPGLETLEKQLSEYRQAPASDIFRYFLGVLHIQKRLKSRKKLLTVIAERLETAEKQVELFGLTHDNVVSNIADIYSDTISTFQYRIQVTGNFNYLQQDRVANQVRSLLLAAVRSAMLWRQLGGSRWQLVLYRKAILDVCRELIKEAKQDRFKPGK; encoded by the coding sequence ATGAAAGGAAGCTATCGAGAACTCTGCCTTGCTCTAGCCGGTATATTGCAAGCAACAGCGCAAGTTGAGCGTATTGCCAAGAACGGCTACCTAGACACGGAGCAATTCGAAACCTCAATCAACAGTTTATTCCAGCGCACCCCAGAAAAGACGGAAGATATTTACGGCAGCATAAGCGCGCTATTGCCGGGTCTCGAGACCCTAGAAAAACAACTAAGCGAATACCGCCAAGCACCTGCTTCAGATATTTTTCGCTATTTTCTTGGTGTTCTGCATATACAAAAACGCCTTAAGAGCCGCAAAAAGTTGCTCACTGTGATTGCTGAGCGGCTTGAAACAGCTGAGAAACAAGTCGAATTATTTGGCCTCACTCATGACAATGTAGTCAGTAACATTGCCGATATTTACAGCGATACTATTAGCACTTTTCAGTACCGCATTCAGGTCACTGGAAATTTCAACTACCTTCAGCAAGATAGAGTGGCTAATCAGGTACGCAGCTTGCTGCTTGCCGCTGTGCGCTCAGCGATGCTCTGGCGTCAACTCGGCGGCAGTCGCTGGCAACTTGTCTTGTATCGCAAGGCCATTCTTGATGTGTGCCGAGAGCTAATTAAAGAAGCCAAGCAAGACAGATTCA